The following are encoded in a window of Brettanomyces bruxellensis chromosome 9, complete sequence genomic DNA:
- a CDS encoding uncharacterized protein (BUSCO:EOG09261404): MTSKFLGVYTALYDYDAQTEEELSIKQDDILYLLEKSETDDWWKVKKRVLDADVAEPVGLVPSTYIEPTKVQSKATAMYDYDKQTDEELSFKEGTLFDVYDTSDGNWTLVGTSGGAEFGFVPANYIEIGDSGAASGEMQNLNVYGSTSALGKFPKPPQRVERDEAGSEEGSEGVGRNEEGSEGVGRNEERNEESEGNRRNEESKRDQRNQRNEGDERDQRDQRNTETASAAESEDEAPAMPRRPQNGRGVAGGESQPPEEEEAPQMPRRPDSSPSEEFYKDEFFTWKVYEIEGKKKREAVLEIGDSQVFITPEGSSSPRSWTVRDLTNYNNEKKHVFLDFKNPAASYELHAGSKDAANAIVSILADMKGLTSMSALKDIEEASKPSHRPQGKILYDFSAASPDELTCYEGDLVYIVNDRKSKEWWMVENIATGKKGVVPSNYIKVVGGEEAGGGSWRKLFGRKGKSATSGSSQGPRKNRKNSARGEEASAAAAAAAQENAAQEKAVQAREARLERERQELARERRRQDRRARELKTYEERQRVRLADERERERAKRPHHGKRDLSKPNPHRVRTWIDRTGAFKVEAEFLGVQDGKIHLHKINGVKIAVAAQKLSVEDLEYVERLMGVSLDRYKVENKKDRKDKKDKKEKEEKEVTGGAESAGKKHPKDQPDKESPVSEKSYEYWFNFFLACGVDANMCEQYSRTFAREQMDDSVLEDITQPLLRTLGLKEGDVLKVMRHLDDKFDRRKSQQHSGGSQAGGTQAGGLFSGSDGSLKDNSGNPEGKSEGRPQDSEKPKTSGSKFEDEAWAIRPASRAGGEEEKPAAQPQAQLTGSIQDLLDLKPMEPTKKPQAQPAEQPSVPAATPVPVRPVTTTNAAPVQPVAAQPTASSVRVPLSAMPTGFVPISMIPALTGQQTGFLPVTTFGQQPTGVLPLPQTTFGQPPATLVKLQPTGVTIQKTGPMQTGFQSMPTGFQSMPTGFQPIQTGIQPMQTQPIQTGFQPMQTGFQPMQTQPMQTGFQPIQAQPMQTGFQPMQTQPMQMPQTSFQQPQTSFQQPQTSFGVNQLTGMMASTSLASQQAQQSNQPLMAQPTGLGFGNGPQLPAQKTGRQANLANATPDNPFGF; this comes from the coding sequence ATGACATCGAAATTTTTGGGTGTTTATACAGCCTTGTATGACTATGATGCCCAAACGGAGGAGGAACTAAGCATTAAGCAGGATGATATCCTTTATTTACTGGAGAAATCGGAGACGGACGACTGGTGGAAGGTGAAAAAGCGTGTTTTGGATGCGGATGTGGCCGAGCCGGTTGGTTTGGTCCCTTCTACGTACATCGAGCCAACAAAAGTCCAGTCTAAAGCAACTGCAATGTATGATTACGACAAGCAGACAGATGAGgagctttcttttaaagAAGGGACCCTTTTTGATGTTTACGACACATCGGATGGCAACTGGACGTTGGTTGGGACAAGTGGGGGTGCGGAGTTTGGATTTGTTCCTGCCAATTATATTGAAATTGGTGATTCGGGGGCTGCAAGTGGAGAGATGCAGAATTTGAACGTTTATGGGTCGACGTCGGCATTAGGGAAGTTTCCAAAGCCACCTCAAAGAGTAGAGAGAGATGAAGCAGGCAGTGAGGAAGGAAGTGAAGGAGTTGGAAGAAATGAGGAAGGAAGTGAAGGAGTTGGAAGAAATgaggaaagaaatgaaGAGAGTGAAGGAAATCgaagaaatgaagaaagtaaaagagATCAGAGgaatcaaagaaatgaagGAGATGAAAGAGATCAGAGagatcaaagaaatacagaaaCAGCAAGTGCTGCGGAGAGCGAGGATGAGGCACCGGCAATGCCACGGAGACCGCAGAATGGGCGCGGTGTGGCAGGCGGCGAGAGTCAGCCACcagaggaggaggaggcCCCTCAAATGCCGCGGAGGCCCGACTCGTCGCCCTCGGAGGAATTCTACAAGGACGAGTTTTTCACGTGGAAGGTGTACGAGATCGAGGGCAAGAAAAAACGCGAGGCGGTGCTCGAGATAGGCGACTCGCAGGTGTTTATTACGCCGGAGGGCTCGTCGAGCCCCCGCAGCTGGACGGTCCGCGATTTGACAAACTACAACAACGAGAAAAAACAcgtttttcttgatttcaaGAACCCCGCAGCCTCGTACGAATTGCACGCGGGCAGCAAAGACGCGGCAAATGCCATTGTGTCGATTTTGGCCGACATGAAGGGCCTAACGTCAATGTCGGCGCTGAAGGACATCGAGGAGGCATCGAAGCCGTCGCACCGGCCGCAGGGGAAAATCCTGTACGATTTTTCGGCGGCGTCGCCCGATGAGTTAACGTGCTACGAGGGCGACTTGGTGTACATTGTGAATGACCGGAAGTCCAAGGAGTGGTGGATGGTGGAGAATATTGCCACGGGGAAAAAGGGAGTTGTTCCCTCGAACTATATTAAGGTCGTGGGAGGCGAAGAGGCGGGCGGGGGATCGTGGAGGAAGCTGTTCGGGCGAAAGGGGAAATCCGCGACGTCGGGTTCGTCGCAGGGCCCGAGAAAGAACCGAAAAAATTCCGCGCGGGGCGAGGAGGCGTCCGCGGCCGCGGCCGCTGCAGCGCAGGAGAACGCCGCCCAGGAGAAGGCTGTGCAGGCGCGAGAGGCGCGTCTGGAGCGCGAGCGCCAGGAGTTGGCGCGTGAGAGGCGGCGCCAGGACCGCCGTGCCCGCGAGTTGAAGACGTACGAGGAGCGGCAGCGCGTGCGGTTGGCGGACGAACGGGAGCGTGAGCGCGCAAAGCGCCCGCACCACGGCAAGCGCGACCTGTCGAAACCAAACCCGCACAGGGTGCGCACCTGGATCGACCGCACCGGCGCTTTCAAAGTCGAGGCCGAATTTCTTGGTGTTCAGGATGGAAAGATCCACTTACACAAGATAAATGGTGTCAAGATTGCCGTTGCCGCCCAGAAATTGTCCGTTGAGGATTTGGAGTATGTTGAACGGCTTATGGGAGTTTCTTTGGATCGGTATAAGGTGGAAAACAAGAAAGACCGCAAGGACAAGAAGgacaagaaggaaaaggaggagaaagaggTTACAGGCGGTGCAGAAAGTGCAGGCAAGAAACATCCAAAGGATCAACCGGACAAAGAGTCGCCTGTCAGTGAGAAATCTTACGAGTACTGgttcaacttctttttgGCATGTGGAGTAGATGCGAATATGTGCGAGCAGTATTCGCGGACGTTTGCACGCGAGCAGATGGATGATTCTGTGCTTGAGGATATCACACAGCCTCTTCTGCGCACTCTCGGGTTAAAGGAAGGGGACGTTTTGAAGGTCATGAGGCACTTGGACGACAAATTCGATCGGAGAAAGAGCCAGCAGCATTCCGGCGGTTCGCAAGCCGGAGGAACGCAGGCCGGCGGGTTGTTCAGCGGTTCCGACGGCAGCTTGAAGGACAATTCTGGCAACCCCGAGGGTAAGTCCGAAGGCAGGCCGCAAGATTCCGAAAAGCCAAAAACTTCAGGAAGCAAGTTTGAGGACGAGGCATGGGCCATAAGGCCGGCATCGCGTGCCGGCGGAGAGGAGGAGAAGCCGGCGGCCCAGCCGCAGGCCCAGTTGACGGGCTCGATCCAGGACTTGCTAGATCTCAAGCCGATGGAACCTACCAAGAAGCCGCAGGCCCAGCCAGCGGAACAACCAAGCGTTCCTGCGGCAACTCCTGTGCCCGTCAGGCCCGTCACTACGACAAACGCTGCACCGGTGCAGCCTGTTGCCGCCCAGCCGACTGCGTCCTCTGTTCGAGTCCCGCTCTCGGCAATGCCGACTGGTTTTGTGCCAATATCGATGATTCCTGCCTTGACTGGTCAGCAGACCGGTTTTTTGCCCGTTACAACTTTTGGCCAACAGCCAACTGGtgttcttcctcttccGCAGACCACGTTTGGACAGCCACCAGCCACATTGGTGAAGCTCCAGCCGACGGGTGTTACGATTCAGAAAACTGGGCCAATGCAGACAGGATTTCAGTCTATGCCAACAGGATTTCAGTCTATGCCAACAGGATTTCAACCTATACAAACAGGAATTCAGCCTATGCAAACTCAACCAATACAAACGGGATTTCAGCCTATGCAAACAGGATTCCAACCAATGCAGACTCAACCAATGCAAACAGGATTCCAACCAATTCAAGCTCAGCCTATGCAAACAGGATTTCAACCAATGCAAACTCAGCCTATGCAGATGCCTCAGACTTCATTCCAGCAACCCCAAACTTCATTTCAGCAACCGCAAACCTCATTTGGTGTTAACCAGCTCACTGGAATGATGGCAAGCACATCTTTAGCATCTCAACAAGCCCAGCAGTCAAATCAGCCTCTTATGGCCCAACCTACAGGTCTAGGTTTTGGAAATGGCCCCCAACTGCCTGCTCAGAAAACTGGTAGACAGGCAAATCTTGCAAATGCCACTCCAGACAATCCGTTTGGATTCTAA